The Flavobacterium psychrotrophum region GTACATCTTTTTCTCCGTTAAGTGCCAGTATAGGGCATTTTACTTTTTCAAGAGTAGGGTAAGGGTTATAGCGTATAAAGGCTGCATACCAGGGCGATGTAATATCGCTTATCTGTGCATCTATATAGCTGTTTACCTGAGCGTCAGGGATGCCTTTAGATATCAGCAGGGGTTTCATGTCTTTATTAAAATTAGCCTTAAGGCGCGATTTTAATATTTGCGTATCCTGCTCCTCTTTTATAAGCGTGTAGATGGCGCGGTTAATGTTGCCCAGTTTAGTAAGTTCCTCTTCGGGCATGCCATTAGCTTTACCTATAAGGTAGTTTTGCAGCATCATCAGTTCATCACCCGGTATCGCAGTACCGGCAAGCATCACTATAAAGGCAACATCAGTATTGTTACTGGCAACAATAGGTGCTATAACGCCGCCTTCGCTATGGCCTATCAGTCCTATTTTTTTTGAATTGATTTCTTTACGTGTTTTAAGGTATGCAAAAGCGGCATCGGCATCGGTAGCAAAATCCTGCGTGGTGGCATTGTCAAAGTCGCCCGTGCTTTTTGCAGTACCCCTGTCATCATAACGCAGTACGGCAATGCCCTGGCGGGTAAGGTAATCTGCTATAACAAGAAATGATTTGTGCCCTAGTATTTCCTCATTACGATCCTGGGCACCGCTGCCTGTTATTAGTATTACTGCAGGATAATTAGTACCGCCCTGTTTTGGTAATGTAAGTGTGCCCGCAAGCGTAACGCCTGCTTTATCATTCTTAATGGTTACTTCTTCCTCATAGTAAGGATATGGTTTTACAGGATCCTGCGGACGCTTTGCGGCAACAATTGTTACTGCCTCGCGACTAAGGTCTAACGGAAGGGTATTGCCATTCTGGATGTAAGTACCTTTAATTATTTTGCCTTCAATCGTGCCTTTATAGCTAATATTAGCCGCAGGTATTGCCATGGCAAGGGTATTGTTTTCAAAAACAGTAGTGCCTACAGGTATGCCGTTTGCATTTTGTTCAGGCACATCCATAGTTGCGGTGTATCCTGTACCTGATTTAGTAATATGGAAATCCATCTTGAATTGCCCACCGGGAAATTTAAGCAACCCATGCCAGTCGCCGGTTATGTCCTGTGCCTGGGTAAACAGGCCTGTTATAAGTGTAAGTACTACTAATAATTTTTTCATGGTTGTGTATTATGGGATTAATGAAATTAATATTCCGGAAAGCGTATTGGCTATAATAACGGCAAGTATAAATAAAATTGTAAACCAGGTGCTTTTGTAATAGGTAGCCACCTTAAAGCCATTGTATAATAATGCCATAGACCATATAAGCAGCCCTATGGTTATGAAACTCACTATCATCAAAAGCGCATAATCGGTATTGCTAAAATGTATTTCTTTCAGGTCTTTTGGTGGTGTTGCCGGTATAACATCAGCCAGAAAATTGTCGATGTTAGCCAGTGGCAGCAGATAAAACGGAATGCGTGCTATAAGTGAAGCATTTAAAATGTCTACCGGCCTTGTTTTTTTATTTGCAAAAAGGCCAAGAATCATCAGCAGGATTGCAATACTGCCCACGATAATGATGTTTTCTAGTAACGGTTGCCATATTTCAGTTGCTACACCCGGGTATATATTAAGCATTGCGGTAAAGCGGCAGTTTAGCAGCCATGCTACTACACTGCCCGCTATCATGGCCGCGGTGCCAATTAACAGCAATTTATTTTCAGGTGTTTTTTCAAACGGATTGTAAAGTAACTTCATGTGCGGGTAGGTTAGTGTATGGCTTTTATCTTGGCAATAAGATCATCCAGGCGGTTACGCACTGTGGGGTAACTTACCCCTGTAAGTGCTGCCATTTCTTTAAGGCTGCCGCCGTTTATTACGAAGTGTATGATAAACTCCTGCTCGTCTTCGGTAAGCTTTGCAAGCGATGGTAGTGTAAAGTTACCCGATACCTGCGTACTGCAAACAGGGCAGCTAAGCTGCGATACCTGTAAGCTTTCGCTACAGGCAGGGCAGGAGGTGGGCAGTTTTGGTTTTCGCATAATTACGTTTTGTGAACCCAAATTTAAATAAAATTAAAATACTGTTTAATAAAATTTAATATTTTTTTACTTAAGTGTATCTTTTAGTCATCGCTTTATCCAAGGTAAAATTTCATTTGCTTAATTTTTGCCACGAATTCCTCGAATTTTCACAAATTTTTATTCCGCGTTAAATCACTTTGAATATAACAAATTTAATTATTCCTGAAATTTGTGAAAATTCAAGGAATTCGTGGCTTATTTTTTATGGTATGTTTGCCTTGTCACTTTATTTACCATCATAACATATACGTGCTATATTTACTATATTTGGCTTATAAACTAACCTTTTGATGGAACTCTCAATACAAACACCTGCACTGCTTTTTTCTGCTACATCGCTTATTTTATTGGCTTATACAAACCGTTTTCTTACCATAGCCGGTATTGTACGCGGATTAAAGGTAAGCTATGAGCAAAACCAGACAAAAAGTATATTGCTGGAAATAGATAACCTTAACCTGCGCCTTACTTTAATAAGGCACATGCAGATGTATGGGGTTTTAAGCCTGTTCTTTTCGGTTTTTGCAATGATGCTGTTGTTCTTTAACCTTGAGCAATGGGGTATGTATGCTTTTGGGTTTAGCCTGCTGCTTTTACTGGCATCATTAGGTGTTTCTTTTTGGGAAATAAGTATTTCGGTACGGGCACTACGAGTGCACCTCAGCGACCTAATCGAAGAGGCAAAAAAGCATAAGCTTTCCTGATTTGTATAATGGTAAATGACAGGCTACTTAATTGTCATCCAGTCGCTCTTTGTATTCAGCTTTTTCAGTTTTCCGGCGGCATCAATATCCCTGTATTCAGCAATAAGGCTGTCATTTTTTGTTTCAAAAATAAAGTCGCGATTGTTTAACTCATCCATAATAAATTCGCCTCCTGCCAGCAGGTCCTGGTAAATACTAATGTTAGGGTAGTGTTGTAAAATATCTTTGGCGCTGCTGCGGGCAGTAATTCCTTTATTATCTTT contains the following coding sequences:
- a CDS encoding alpha/beta hydrolase family protein; translation: MKKLLVVLTLITGLFTQAQDITGDWHGLLKFPGGQFKMDFHITKSGTGYTATMDVPEQNANGIPVGTTVFENNTLAMAIPAANISYKGTIEGKIIKGTYIQNGNTLPLDLSREAVTIVAAKRPQDPVKPYPYYEEEVTIKNDKAGVTLAGTLTLPKQGGTNYPAVILITGSGAQDRNEEILGHKSFLVIADYLTRQGIAVLRYDDRGTAKSTGDFDNATTQDFATDADAAFAYLKTRKEINSKKIGLIGHSEGGVIAPIVASNNTDVAFIVMLAGTAIPGDELMMLQNYLIGKANGMPEEELTKLGNINRAIYTLIKEEQDTQILKSRLKANFNKDMKPLLISKGIPDAQVNSYIDAQISDITSPWYAAFIRYNPYPTLEKVKCPILALNGEKDVQVAPKANLDAIKRAALKSGNKKVTTQEIPGLNHLFQASTTGAPTEYGEIEETFSPTALKIMGDWISQQVK
- a CDS encoding DUF2089 domain-containing protein is translated as MRKPKLPTSCPACSESLQVSQLSCPVCSTQVSGNFTLPSLAKLTEDEQEFIIHFVINGGSLKEMAALTGVSYPTVRNRLDDLIAKIKAIH
- a CDS encoding DUF2721 domain-containing protein → MELSIQTPALLFSATSLILLAYTNRFLTIAGIVRGLKVSYEQNQTKSILLEIDNLNLRLTLIRHMQMYGVLSLFFSVFAMMLLFFNLEQWGMYAFGFSLLLLLASLGVSFWEISISVRALRVHLSDLIEEAKKHKLS